Proteins co-encoded in one Streptomyces sp. NBC_01283 genomic window:
- a CDS encoding DNA primase — MNRLGLGLAVGAGYVLGRTKKMKLAFAVGTMVAGKRMNLSPRALGDLLSQQLQNNPQFKEIGDQLRQDLRGVGKAASGALVERQISGLADRLHGRTADVRDQLAGVTPDIPGRGGKEEAEEPDDEYEYEDEEEDGREDREARDDRDNRDDQDREESPEAESDEEPRPRKRAPQRKPAPKKAAAKKSTAKKTAARQSPAKKTAKKAPARAAAKTSARRATGARLPKEGGRDE, encoded by the coding sequence ATGAATCGACTGGGACTTGGCCTCGCGGTAGGGGCCGGATACGTCCTCGGACGTACGAAGAAGATGAAGCTGGCGTTCGCCGTCGGCACGATGGTGGCCGGCAAACGGATGAACCTGAGCCCGCGCGCGCTGGGCGACCTGCTGTCTCAACAGCTGCAGAACAACCCGCAGTTCAAGGAGATCGGTGACCAGCTGCGCCAGGACCTGCGCGGAGTCGGCAAGGCCGCTTCCGGTGCGCTGGTCGAGCGGCAGATATCGGGTCTCGCGGACCGGCTGCACGGCCGGACGGCGGATGTGCGCGACCAGCTCGCGGGCGTGACGCCGGACATCCCGGGTCGCGGCGGCAAGGAAGAGGCGGAAGAGCCGGACGACGAGTACGAGTACGAGGACGAGGAAGAGGACGGGCGGGAGGACCGGGAGGCGCGGGACGACCGCGACAACCGCGACGACCAGGACCGCGAGGAGTCCCCGGAGGCGGAATCCGATGAGGAGCCGCGGCCGAGGAAGCGCGCACCCCAGCGGAAGCCCGCCCCCAAGAAGGCGGCGGCGAAGAAGAGCACCGCCAAGAAGACAGCGGCACGGCAGAGCCCCGCGAAGAAGACGGCGAAGAAGGCTCCGGCAAGGGCCGCGGCGAAGACTTCCGCGCGCCGTGCCACCGGGGCCCGGTTGCCGAAGGAGGGCGGTCGTGATGAGTGA
- a CDS encoding gas vesicle protein GvpG translates to MGLIGEVLMLPLAPVRGGLWAVNQVLAEAERLYYDPATVRSELALLEQQLESGEIGEEEFDRREDELLDRLEIGLRSGAGTDNGTTQ, encoded by the coding sequence ATGGGACTCATCGGCGAAGTACTGATGCTGCCGCTCGCCCCGGTGCGCGGCGGTCTGTGGGCGGTGAACCAGGTACTGGCCGAGGCTGAGCGCCTTTACTACGACCCGGCCACCGTCCGGTCCGAACTCGCCCTTCTCGAGCAGCAGCTCGAGTCGGGGGAGATCGGGGAGGAGGAATTCGACCGCCGGGAGGACGAGTTGCTCGACCGCCTGGAAATAGGCCTGCGCTCCGGCGCGGGAACCGACAACGGGACCACACAATGA
- a CDS encoding GvpL/GvpF family gas vesicle protein, whose product MSTYVYGITAASHPSLPEGMDGVGKPARSVRILKEGDLAAIVSDAPEGLRAKRNDLLAHQNILNEAGAAGPVLPMRFGNVAPDDAAVASVLAERAEHYLERLSTLAGKVEYNVKASHEEQAALHRVMADNPEVQALAEANRQAGGGSYEQKLQLGEMVVAALQAREAEDAVELHRILEPAAHSVSVGPESTGWLANLSFLVERKTAEVFLAAVEEARKTHPHIELRVNGPLPPYSFVEPGPSEPAGATPESASSQAGRE is encoded by the coding sequence ATGAGCACCTACGTCTACGGCATCACCGCCGCTTCGCACCCGTCGCTCCCCGAGGGCATGGACGGCGTGGGCAAGCCCGCGCGCTCCGTGCGCATCCTCAAGGAAGGCGACCTGGCGGCGATCGTCAGTGACGCGCCCGAGGGGCTGCGGGCCAAGCGCAACGACCTGCTGGCCCACCAGAACATCCTGAACGAGGCGGGCGCCGCGGGTCCGGTCCTTCCCATGCGGTTCGGCAACGTCGCCCCGGACGACGCAGCCGTCGCGAGCGTCCTCGCGGAGCGTGCCGAGCACTACCTCGAGCGGCTCTCGACGCTGGCGGGCAAGGTCGAGTACAACGTCAAGGCCAGCCACGAGGAGCAGGCCGCACTGCACCGCGTGATGGCCGACAACCCTGAGGTGCAGGCGCTCGCCGAGGCCAACCGGCAGGCAGGCGGCGGCAGTTACGAGCAGAAGCTGCAGCTCGGCGAGATGGTGGTGGCCGCACTCCAGGCCCGTGAGGCCGAGGACGCGGTGGAGCTCCACCGCATCCTGGAGCCGGCCGCGCACTCCGTCAGCGTGGGCCCCGAGTCCACCGGATGGCTGGCCAACCTCTCGTTCCTCGTGGAGCGCAAGACGGCCGAGGTGTTCCTCGCCGCCGTCGAGGAGGCCCGCAAGACCCACCCGCACATCGAACTGCGCGTCAACGGCCCGCTGCCGCCCTACAGCTTCGTCGAGCCAGGGCCCTCCGAACCGGCGGGTGCCACGCCGGAGTCCGCGAGCTCGCAGGCGGGCCGGGAGTGA
- a CDS encoding gas vesicle structural protein GvpA gives MTVVPAQQSGGSGGTSGLYDVLELVLDRGLVIDAFVRVSLVGIEILKIDVRVVVASVDTYLRFAEACNRLDLEAGPHKNPGLPDLMGEITESGARGKSKGALSGAAETISDAFKQSREESQSESRPRARKSTSARRKEEQE, from the coding sequence ATGACCGTAGTCCCTGCACAGCAGTCCGGCGGATCGGGCGGCACCAGTGGCCTGTACGACGTCCTGGAGCTCGTTCTCGACCGTGGCCTCGTCATCGACGCCTTCGTGCGTGTCTCGCTCGTCGGCATCGAGATCCTGAAGATCGATGTGCGTGTGGTCGTCGCCAGTGTCGACACCTATCTGCGCTTCGCCGAGGCGTGCAACCGTCTCGACCTGGAGGCGGGCCCGCACAAGAACCCCGGGCTCCCCGACCTCATGGGCGAGATCACCGAATCCGGTGCGCGCGGCAAGTCCAAGGGCGCCCTGTCCGGCGCCGCCGAGACCATTTCCGACGCGTTCAAGCAGTCCCGTGAAGAGAGCCAGTCCGAGTCCCGTCCGCGCGCCCGCAAGAGCACGTCCGCGCGCAGGAAGGAGGAGCAGGAATGA
- a CDS encoding gas vesicle protein has translation MLNTSPDPEKKKTSSPNSRNTTERAESSRPKRRPGPMEVLRTARTQLAELTGMAAESVSSFEQTDDGWTLEIEVLELSRVPDTMSLLASYQVECDPQGELLGYKRIRRYERGRADGKK, from the coding sequence ATATTGAATACATCGCCAGATCCAGAAAAGAAGAAAACGAGTTCACCGAACTCGAGGAATACAACCGAACGTGCGGAAAGCAGCAGGCCGAAGCGTCGGCCGGGCCCCATGGAGGTGCTGCGCACGGCGCGCACCCAGCTTGCCGAGCTCACCGGAATGGCCGCCGAGTCCGTGTCGTCCTTCGAACAGACCGATGACGGCTGGACGTTGGAGATCGAGGTCCTGGAACTCTCCCGGGTTCCGGACACGATGAGTCTCCTGGCGAGCTACCAGGTGGAGTGCGACCCGCAGGGCGAACTCCTGGGCTACAAGCGCATCCGCCGCTATGAACGCGGACGCGCCGACGGCAAGAAGTAG
- a CDS encoding phage holin family protein, producing MNRLEHMDKSLVDELTHAAREAVRDELREQTRKQRRKAALYAGAGAVGLYAGAALALAFGLALALGLPDWAAALITAVVLGVVAFLLRGAARPSTDGMDGMDGPSRTPQSVTPPVTPPVTAPVPERPATPPTVDATRPGAVDPEASPRRSR from the coding sequence ATGAATCGCTTGGAGCATATGGACAAGAGCCTCGTCGATGAACTGACACACGCGGCCCGCGAGGCCGTACGGGACGAACTGAGGGAGCAGACGCGCAAGCAGCGCCGCAAGGCCGCGCTGTACGCCGGTGCGGGGGCCGTCGGCCTCTACGCGGGCGCCGCGCTGGCGCTCGCCTTCGGTCTCGCGCTCGCCCTGGGGCTGCCCGACTGGGCGGCCGCGCTGATCACCGCGGTGGTACTCGGCGTGGTGGCCTTTCTGCTGCGCGGCGCGGCGCGTCCCTCCACGGATGGCATGGACGGCATGGACGGGCCGTCCCGGACCCCGCAGTCCGTGACGCCGCCCGTGACGCCTCCCGTGACCGCGCCGGTGCCCGAGCGGCCGGCGACGCCGCCGACCGTGGACGCGACGCGTCCGGGCGCCGTCGACCCCGAGGCGTCGCCCCGACGGAGCCGGTGA
- a CDS encoding amidase: MSPEAHQVREASGLVHLTARELAARIRTRELSAREVVQAHLDRIDQVNGPVNAVVTCVAERALDEARTADEAAAHGAPLGPLHGLPVAHKDTHDTRGVRTTYGTPLLADNVPDRDELIVERIRAAGAITIGKTNVPEFAAGSHTVNPVFGATRNPYDLSRSAGGSSGGAAAALACGMHPLADGSDMGGSLRNPASFCNVVGLRPSPGRVPSWPDTTPWSTMAVQGPMARTVADAALLLSVVAGPDPRSPIALETPGSAFGGPLERDLRGLRIAWSPDLGGAVPVDREVRDVLAPAVTVFSALGCAVEEACPELSGADEVFRTFRAWQFHLALGALLETSADRMKPSLVRNVRQGGTLTGIDLERATVLHGELFHRVREFFERYDVLVLPTSQVVPFPVELEYPGDVDGVPMADYLDWMRSAYLVSATGSPALSVPAGFTPGGLPVGLQIVGPHRGDLRVLQIGHAFEQATRHGERRPGVPR, from the coding sequence ATGAGCCCCGAAGCACATCAGGTCCGCGAAGCCTCCGGGCTCGTCCACCTCACCGCCCGCGAACTCGCCGCCAGGATCCGCACCCGTGAGCTGTCCGCGCGCGAGGTCGTCCAGGCGCACCTGGACCGGATCGACCAGGTCAACGGCCCGGTGAACGCGGTGGTGACCTGCGTGGCGGAGCGCGCGCTCGACGAGGCGCGCACCGCCGACGAGGCCGCGGCGCACGGCGCGCCGCTCGGCCCGCTGCACGGGCTGCCCGTCGCCCACAAGGACACCCACGACACCCGAGGCGTCCGGACCACCTACGGGACGCCGCTCCTCGCCGACAACGTCCCGGACCGGGACGAGCTGATCGTCGAGCGCATCCGCGCGGCCGGGGCGATCACTATCGGCAAGACCAACGTGCCCGAGTTCGCGGCCGGTTCGCACACCGTCAACCCGGTCTTCGGGGCGACCCGCAACCCGTACGACCTGAGCAGATCGGCGGGCGGCAGCAGCGGGGGAGCGGCGGCCGCGCTCGCCTGCGGCATGCACCCCCTTGCCGACGGCAGCGACATGGGCGGCTCGCTGCGCAACCCCGCCTCGTTCTGCAACGTGGTGGGCCTGCGCCCCTCGCCGGGCCGGGTGCCGAGCTGGCCGGACACCACGCCCTGGTCGACGATGGCCGTGCAGGGTCCGATGGCGCGCACGGTCGCCGACGCGGCCCTGCTGCTGTCCGTCGTCGCCGGACCCGACCCGCGCTCACCGATCGCTCTGGAAACGCCGGGCAGCGCGTTCGGCGGGCCGCTGGAACGGGATCTGCGGGGGCTGCGGATCGCCTGGTCACCCGATCTGGGAGGAGCGGTGCCGGTCGACCGCGAGGTCCGCGACGTGCTCGCGCCCGCCGTCACGGTCTTCTCCGCGCTGGGGTGCGCGGTCGAGGAGGCATGCCCCGAACTGTCCGGCGCCGACGAGGTGTTCAGGACCTTCCGCGCCTGGCAGTTCCACCTGGCTCTCGGCGCGCTCCTGGAGACCTCGGCGGACCGGATGAAACCCAGCCTGGTCCGGAACGTACGACAGGGGGGCACGCTCACCGGCATCGATCTGGAGCGGGCCACCGTGCTCCACGGCGAACTCTTCCACCGTGTACGGGAGTTCTTCGAGCGGTACGACGTGTTGGTCCTGCCGACGAGCCAAGTCGTGCCGTTCCCGGTGGAGTTGGAGTACCCGGGCGACGTCGACGGGGTGCCGATGGCGGACTACCTGGACTGGATGCGCTCGGCGTACCTGGTGTCGGCGACCGGCAGCCCGGCGCTGTCCGTGCCCGCCGGATTCACCCCGGGCGGACTGCCGGTCGGGCTGCAGATCGTCGGGCCGCACCGCGGCGACCTGAGAGTTCTGCAGATCGGTCACGCCTTCGAACAAGCCACCCGGCACGGCGAGCGCAGGCCCGGCGTGCCGCGTTAA
- a CDS encoding ATP-dependent Clp protease proteolytic subunit codes for MNRPFARYVLPEFPERTSAGQRTLDPYSKLLEERIVFLGTPIDDTSANDVMAQFMHLEYLAPDRDISLYINSPGGSFSAMTAIYDTIRFVTCDVETTCLGQAASSAAVLLASGTPGKRFALPGARVLIHQPSLAEPIHGQTSDLAIQADELLRTRAQLERLLVQHTGQSAERIAADIERDKILSAAEAVEYGLVDRIIASRKSSPRTPDVG; via the coding sequence ATGAACCGACCGTTCGCCCGCTATGTCCTGCCCGAGTTCCCCGAGCGCACCAGCGCGGGGCAGCGGACCCTCGATCCGTACTCGAAGCTGCTCGAGGAGCGCATCGTCTTCTTGGGGACGCCGATCGACGACACGTCGGCCAACGACGTGATGGCGCAGTTCATGCACCTCGAATATCTGGCACCCGACCGCGACATCTCGCTCTACATCAACTCGCCCGGCGGCTCGTTCAGCGCGATGACCGCGATCTACGACACGATCCGGTTCGTCACCTGCGACGTGGAGACGACCTGTCTCGGGCAGGCCGCCTCATCGGCCGCCGTCCTGCTGGCCTCGGGCACCCCCGGCAAGAGGTTCGCGCTGCCCGGCGCCCGGGTGCTGATCCACCAGCCCTCGCTCGCCGAGCCCATCCACGGCCAGACGTCCGACCTGGCGATCCAGGCCGACGAACTCCTGCGCACGCGCGCGCAACTGGAGAGGCTGCTCGTTCAGCACACGGGCCAGAGCGCGGAACGGATCGCGGCCGACATCGAGCGGGACAAGATCCTCAGTGCGGCCGAGGCAGTTGAGTACGGCCTGGTCGACCGGATCATCGCGAGCCGCAAGTCGTCCCCGCGCACCCCGGACGTGGGGTGA
- a CDS encoding C40 family peptidase, whose translation MTALNHVPSLLTRAGSVSALTLAVVGGTLVGPGLTSEAEAATHGTKALKIAASKKGAPYRYGATGPRRFDCSGLTLYSFKRAGKKLPRTAAQQYNKTRHISASNRVRGDLVFFHSGRNVYHVGIYAGKGRIWHAPKSNTVVRLEKIWTKSVWYGRVR comes from the coding sequence ATGACTGCGCTGAATCATGTTCCGTCGCTGCTGACCAGGGCCGGTTCCGTATCGGCCCTCACGCTCGCCGTCGTGGGCGGCACCCTCGTGGGCCCAGGGCTCACGTCGGAAGCGGAGGCCGCGACGCACGGAACGAAGGCGCTCAAGATCGCCGCCTCCAAGAAGGGCGCTCCGTACCGCTACGGAGCGACGGGGCCGCGTCGGTTCGACTGCTCGGGTCTGACCCTCTACTCGTTCAAGCGCGCGGGCAAGAAGCTCCCCCGCACCGCGGCACAGCAGTACAACAAGACCCGCCACATCTCCGCCTCCAACCGCGTCCGCGGCGACCTGGTCTTCTTCCACTCCGGCCGGAACGTCTACCACGTCGGCATCTACGCCGGTAAGGGCCGGATCTGGCACGCCCCCAAGTCGAACACCGTGGTGCGGCTCGAGAAGATCTGGACCAAGAGCGTCTGGTACGGCAGGGTGCGCTGA
- a CDS encoding DUF6328 family protein, protein MAENNSSSTAGDAPRNETRFERADRNFAEILQELRVTQAGVQILFAFLLTLAFTERFASLDTVQRATYVTTLLLAVLAAALFTAPAAVHRSLFGQHSKPRIVRVSSRLAVLGMGVLMFALAGSVLLVVDVAVGRTGGIIASAGTLLVCAGLWGVLPLLLRRASKDEGTDGAEATGSDTPDDVRPTGPR, encoded by the coding sequence ATGGCCGAAAACAACAGCTCCTCCACGGCAGGCGACGCGCCCCGCAACGAGACACGCTTCGAACGCGCCGACCGCAATTTCGCGGAGATCCTCCAGGAACTGCGGGTCACTCAGGCCGGGGTGCAGATCCTCTTCGCGTTCCTGTTGACGCTTGCCTTCACCGAGCGCTTCGCCTCGCTCGACACCGTGCAGCGCGCCACCTACGTGACCACGCTGCTCCTTGCCGTCCTCGCCGCGGCGCTGTTCACGGCTCCCGCCGCCGTGCACCGGTCGCTCTTCGGGCAGCACTCCAAGCCGCGGATCGTGCGGGTCTCGTCCCGCCTCGCCGTCCTCGGTATGGGGGTCCTGATGTTCGCGCTCGCCGGTTCCGTGCTCCTGGTGGTGGACGTGGCGGTGGGCAGGACCGGCGGGATCATCGCGAGCGCGGGCACGCTCCTGGTGTGCGCGGGCCTGTGGGGAGTGCTCCCCCTGCTGCTGCGCCGCGCGAGCAAGGACGAGGGCACTGATGGCGCCGAGGCCACAGGATCGGACACGCCGGACGACGTCAGGCCAACAGGGCCTCGATGA
- a CDS encoding LysE family translocator, protein MDAQLVAFTGVAAGMVAMPGADFAVVVRNALASRRAGVTCAIGVAGGLLVHTALAVAGVAAVLAAVPTLFRALQAAGGAYVLYLGYRALRSAARPLGSFGTADGAEGAAVGGSLRQGFFTNALNPKAPITFLSVLPQFVPAGSPAMPRTLLLASIIVALALVWFPVVALLVDRLGRWLRKPRTARAIEGGTGVALSVLGAVLLIEALLA, encoded by the coding sequence ATGGACGCACAACTGGTCGCCTTCACCGGAGTCGCCGCGGGCATGGTCGCCATGCCGGGCGCCGACTTCGCCGTCGTCGTGCGCAACGCCCTCGCATCCCGCCGCGCCGGAGTGACGTGCGCGATCGGTGTGGCGGGCGGGCTCCTGGTGCACACGGCGCTCGCGGTGGCCGGGGTCGCGGCGGTCCTCGCGGCGGTCCCCACGCTCTTCCGTGCGCTGCAGGCCGCGGGCGGGGCCTACGTGCTCTACCTCGGGTATCGCGCGCTGCGGTCGGCGGCGCGGCCCCTGGGGAGCTTCGGGACGGCGGACGGCGCGGAGGGGGCAGCGGTCGGGGGCAGCCTGCGGCAGGGCTTCTTCACCAACGCCCTCAACCCGAAGGCACCCATCACGTTCCTCAGCGTGCTGCCGCAGTTCGTGCCCGCGGGCAGCCCCGCGATGCCCAGGACTCTGCTGCTCGCGTCCATCATCGTGGCCCTCGCCCTGGTGTGGTTCCCGGTCGTCGCGCTCCTGGTCGACCGGCTCGGCCGCTGGCTGCGCAAGCCGCGCACGGCCCGTGCGATCGAGGGCGGCACGGGCGTCGCGCTCAGCGTGCTGGGCGCGGTGCTCCTCATCGAGGCCCTGTTGGCCTGA
- a CDS encoding LysR family transcriptional regulator yields the protein MYDPTRLAALVAVSEAGSITRAAERLGYTVPALSQQLAKLEREAGTALLVRHHRGARLTGAGELLLARARRVLDEMEQARHELARLAGLSGGRLRVGTFTTAGIQLVPPALTAFRRAHPDVDLTVRAYEPPLGIAAVAAGEVDLALTHTYEPADPVPLPASVTAEPVLVEELVLVTSPGHALASSSSRLPLTELAGQPLISMAPEHPSRQGVESALVRAGATPSVLVETPGYALVCALVSAGLGVAVVPEMVARTAATPVGMRPLEPGSLRRTISVVHRTDESHPAADTFRALLRGAFGRSAG from the coding sequence ATGTACGACCCGACGCGGCTCGCCGCACTGGTGGCGGTCTCCGAGGCCGGGTCGATCACCCGCGCCGCCGAGCGTCTCGGCTACACCGTGCCCGCCCTCTCCCAGCAGCTGGCCAAGCTCGAACGGGAGGCGGGCACCGCGCTCCTGGTCCGGCATCACCGCGGGGCACGGCTGACCGGCGCGGGTGAGCTGCTGCTCGCGCGGGCGCGCCGGGTCCTGGACGAGATGGAGCAGGCCCGGCACGAACTGGCCAGGCTCGCGGGGCTTTCCGGCGGCAGGCTGCGCGTGGGGACCTTCACCACCGCCGGGATCCAGTTGGTGCCGCCCGCGCTGACCGCGTTCCGCCGCGCCCATCCGGACGTCGATCTGACCGTTCGGGCCTATGAACCGCCGCTCGGCATCGCGGCCGTGGCCGCCGGTGAGGTCGATCTCGCCCTGACGCACACGTACGAACCGGCGGATCCGGTGCCGCTGCCCGCGTCCGTGACCGCCGAGCCGGTACTGGTCGAGGAGCTGGTCCTGGTGACCTCGCCCGGTCACGCTCTCGCGAGCTCGTCGTCGCGGCTGCCCCTGACCGAACTCGCCGGGCAGCCGCTGATCAGCATGGCGCCTGAGCATCCGTCCCGGCAGGGGGTGGAGTCCGCGCTCGTCCGGGCCGGCGCGACGCCCTCGGTGCTGGTCGAGACTCCTGGCTACGCACTGGTGTGTGCGCTGGTCAGCGCGGGGCTCGGTGTCGCCGTCGTACCGGAGATGGTGGCGCGGACGGCGGCCACCCCGGTGGGGATGAGGCCGCTTGAGCCGGGGAGTCTGCGCCGCACGATCTCGGTGGTCCACCGCACCGACGAGTCGCATCCGGCGGCGGACACCTTCCGGGCGCTGCTCCGGGGGGCCTTCGGACGTTCAGCGGGGTGA
- a CDS encoding ATP-binding protein: MADLQEASVTLPSDPASVSAARKYVSSVLAEWGLPGETEAADTVRLIVSELATNAVQHTRGQSPTFRVDIELDRDEQLRIGVTDSHPRYPKRLPAAVQQDNGRGLVIIRWLTMECGGRLSVTPTAEGGKTVWIALPWTAPVRGEAATPSVSPSPR, from the coding sequence ATGGCAGACCTTCAGGAAGCATCCGTCACCCTGCCGAGCGATCCTGCCTCGGTCTCCGCGGCCCGGAAATACGTCTCGAGCGTCTTGGCCGAATGGGGATTGCCGGGCGAAACCGAAGCGGCCGACACGGTCCGGCTCATCGTCTCCGAACTCGCCACGAACGCCGTCCAGCACACCCGCGGCCAATCGCCCACCTTCCGGGTGGACATCGAGCTCGACCGGGACGAACAGCTGCGCATCGGCGTCACCGACAGCCATCCCCGCTATCCCAAGCGGCTGCCCGCCGCCGTCCAGCAGGACAACGGCCGCGGTCTGGTGATCATCCGCTGGCTGACCATGGAGTGCGGCGGCAGGCTCTCGGTCACGCCCACCGCCGAGGGCGGCAAGACCGTCTGGATCGCGCTGCCGTGGACGGCCCCGGTCCGTGGCGAGGCGGCCACCCCCTCGGTCTCGCCCTCACCCCGCTGA
- a CDS encoding helix-turn-helix domain-containing protein — translation MRYGPAVRRRKLGAELRALRAHAGLTSGQAAGRVGWHQSKVSRIETGRSSVKAADVRLLLDAYEVRDSRLRQLLVALAGSDDDGGRRQWWHAYRELLPPAYRDFISLESQACRMRSLETTVVPGLLQTPDYARAVTRAALDGLPDEQVDALVEVRLARQDVLRAAPPLLLSVILDEAVLHRPVGGRQVLAGQLKRLLEAGQLPHVRLQVLPFAAGEHVGLIGSFVIFSFPNIADLDVVVLDHLTSSLYLERKEDLQAYTEAFNSLQGKALSPEESTDHIAGIRDGA, via the coding sequence ATGCGGTACGGTCCCGCGGTGCGCCGCCGGAAACTCGGCGCCGAACTGCGCGCGCTGCGCGCGCACGCCGGGCTCACCAGTGGCCAGGCGGCGGGCCGGGTCGGCTGGCACCAGTCGAAGGTCAGCCGGATCGAGACAGGACGTAGCAGCGTCAAGGCGGCCGACGTACGTCTGCTGCTCGATGCGTACGAGGTGCGCGATTCCCGGCTCCGCCAGTTGCTGGTGGCGCTGGCGGGCTCGGACGACGACGGTGGTCGCCGCCAGTGGTGGCACGCCTATCGCGAGCTGCTGCCGCCCGCCTACCGCGACTTCATCAGCCTGGAGTCGCAGGCCTGCCGGATGCGCAGCCTGGAGACCACCGTCGTACCCGGCCTGCTGCAGACGCCGGACTACGCGCGTGCGGTGACGCGGGCCGCGCTCGACGGACTGCCGGACGAGCAGGTGGACGCGCTGGTGGAGGTGCGTCTGGCCCGTCAGGACGTGCTGCGCGCGGCTCCACCGCTGCTACTGAGCGTGATCCTGGACGAGGCGGTGCTGCACCGGCCGGTGGGCGGCCGTCAGGTGCTCGCGGGTCAGTTGAAACGGTTACTGGAAGCCGGACAGTTGCCTCATGTACGACTTCAGGTGTTGCCGTTCGCCGCCGGAGAGCACGTAGGACTCATCGGTTCTTTCGTTATCTTCTCATTTCCGAACATTGCTGATCTGGATGTGGTTGTTCTCGACCACTTGACGAGTAGCCTCTACCTCGAACGGAAAGAAGACCTCCAGGCATACACGGAGGCCTTCAACTCCCTTCAAGGAAAGGCACTTTCACCCGAGGAATCAACGGATCACATCGCCGGGATACGTGACGGCGCGTAA
- a CDS encoding DUF397 domain-containing protein: protein MTALPRHVPSSTSLHGARWYRSSRSNGMNNCVETASLASGPKQGQLAVRDSKNTAGPALLFSPTTWEAFVHGLR from the coding sequence ATGACGGCACTGCCTCGGCACGTACCTTCCAGCACTTCTCTGCACGGCGCACGGTGGTACCGCAGCAGTCGCAGCAACGGCATGAACAACTGTGTGGAGACAGCCTCGCTCGCTTCAGGGCCGAAGCAGGGGCAGCTCGCCGTACGCGACTCGAAGAACACGGCAGGGCCCGCCCTGCTCTTCTCACCCACGACATGGGAGGCCTTCGTCCACGGCCTCCGGTGA
- a CDS encoding 8-amino-7-oxononanoate synthase — translation MVSSPFDWIDEQANLRAQAGLVRTLRPRPADAGGLLDLASNDYLGLARHPEITGGAAAAARRWGGGATGSRLVTGSTELHAELERELAEFCGFESALVLSSGYAANLAAVTALAPHGSLIVSDAGNHASLIDGCRLARGTTQVVPHADTSAVRKALDTHAGPAVVVSDTVFSVDGDAASLAELSSVCTEFGAGLVVDDAHGLGVLGDGGRGAPQAAGLAGTAHTVATVTLSKSFGSQGGAVLGPAKVIDHLVNAARTFIFDTGLAPAAAGAALAALRLLRGEPERAARAREVAAELHERLTAEGLSAVRPDAAVVSVRAPSPEAAVRWAADCRGAGLAVGCFRPPSVPDGISRLRLTARADLTGTQIADAVRVISRTAPR, via the coding sequence ATGGTGAGCTCGCCGTTCGACTGGATCGACGAGCAGGCGAACCTGCGCGCGCAGGCCGGACTCGTCCGCACCCTGCGCCCCCGCCCCGCCGACGCCGGTGGCCTCCTCGACCTGGCGAGCAACGACTACCTGGGCCTGGCCAGGCACCCCGAGATCACCGGGGGAGCCGCGGCCGCGGCCCGGCGCTGGGGAGGCGGAGCGACCGGTTCCCGTCTGGTGACGGGCTCCACCGAGCTGCACGCGGAACTGGAGCGCGAGCTCGCCGAGTTCTGCGGCTTCGAGTCCGCCCTGGTCCTTTCCTCCGGATACGCCGCGAACCTCGCCGCCGTCACCGCCCTCGCCCCGCACGGTTCGCTGATCGTCTCGGACGCGGGCAACCACGCCTCGCTGATCGACGGCTGCCGCCTGGCGCGCGGCACGACGCAGGTGGTGCCGCACGCCGACACCTCAGCGGTGCGCAAGGCGCTGGACACGCACGCGGGTCCCGCGGTCGTCGTGTCCGACACGGTCTTCTCGGTCGACGGTGACGCCGCCTCGCTGGCCGAACTCAGTTCCGTTTGTACGGAGTTCGGCGCCGGTCTCGTCGTCGACGACGCCCATGGGCTCGGCGTGCTCGGCGACGGCGGCCGGGGCGCCCCGCAGGCGGCCGGACTCGCGGGCACCGCGCACACGGTGGCCACGGTCACCCTGTCGAAGTCCTTCGGCAGTCAGGGCGGTGCGGTCCTCGGGCCCGCCAAGGTCATCGACCATCTGGTCAACGCGGCCCGGACCTTCATCTTCGACACGGGGCTCGCTCCCGCCGCGGCGGGAGCGGCGCTGGCGGCCCTGCGGCTCCTTCGCGGGGAACCGGAGCGCGCCGCACGGGCCCGCGAGGTCGCGGCCGAACTGCATGAACGCCTCACGGCGGAAGGCCTGTCGGCGGTACGTCCCGACGCCGCCGTCGTCTCCGTGCGCGCACCCTCACCGGAAGCGGCCGTGCGATGGGCCGCCGACTGCAGGGGCGCGGGCCTCGCTGTCGGCTGCTTCCGTCCGCCGTCGGTGCCCGACGGCATCTCGCGGCTGCGGCTGACCGCCCGTGCGGATCTCACCGGCACACAGATCGCCGATGCCGTACGAGTGATCAGCCGCACCGCACCCCGGTAG